AACGGTAAAACGACAATCAGCAGAACCACAAACTTTTCAAGTGGCGACTTCTCCAACTTTGGTTCGGTTGCCGGAACGGTGCGTGCCATATGATGATCTCCTCGAACGCTGACAAAATATGTTCTTCCTATCACAAGAATAGGGTGATACGGTCGCAGCGAGAAGTAGCGGGTGGCTAATCTTTAGTCATCGGCTGCGATAATCAGGGATGACTACAGTCACGCCTGAGCCAATACGGCACCGATTCGGGGATGATATGTTCGGTCGTAAGCCCGATTTGCAATCTTTGCGAACCTGTGGTATACTCCCAGCGTGTTGAGCGGGTTGGCCCCATCGTCTAGCGGCCCAGGACGCCACCCTCTCAAGGTGGAGATCGCGGGTTCGAATCCCGCTGGGGTCACCAGGGCCCGTCGTCTAGCGGTTAGGATGCCACCCTGTCAAGGTGGAGGTCGCGGGTTCGAATCCCGTCGGGCCCGCCAACAAGGCGGAAGCAGAGACAGCCGGTATACACCGGCTGTCTTTGTTTATTCAACGTCTGCTGTATAACTCAATAGGGCTACTGAACAGTCTGGGTTTACCCTCATGTCATGGAGTCAATCATACCACCCAATCTTCAGAGCGCCATAGTCATCCTGGTGCAGGTGCTACGGCCTGCTATATGTAGAGAGGGATGGAACGCCGCTCGTATCATCTGTTCGTGTGCGGTAGCGACGCACTGCCAGGCGGCCAATTACCCCCCATCACGTATATCCTATGCATTACCCATAACTCGCATACTGCATTGCCCGCGTGCCGGAGCGGGTCGGGAGAGTGATGACATGACGGGCGTGCTCCCCAGCCGGGAGCTGGGAGCGCGCGCCTCCGGCGCGCATGGTGCCGGCACCAGTGCTGAAGGAGGAGCCAGGCGCAAGCTCCCGCCCCTGGCGGCATTCACGGACGGCCAGGACAGATGATCGAACACAACGTCTACCCTATCAGGAAGCCCTGGATCACACGTCTGCCCTCCCATCTCCCACCCCCGCTATGCATTCCCCATACCTGGTGTCAACCACATGCGTATCAGCGGGTATGATCGCTATGGGTGCTGTTGTGGGCGATTGGCCCGGTGATGGTGCGCAGCTCCAGCCGTGCTATCACGTGCCGGATGGGTTGCCTTACGCACGCATCATGTGCGTGTCGCGCGGTATGGAGTGCGGCAGCCATGCTGCCGCAGCAGCCGTGCTCACGATCCGGCGCGTGCCCCACCGTTCCCCATCCTGGTCACGGCGGTACTGGATGTGCTCGTGACAATCATCGAGTCAGTCAGGCATACATGCGATACCTGGGCGTAGCGGTGTTGTTGCACTTGGTTCGTGCCTGCGCACCAGCGGCCACGGCCAGCACCTGACAGCGGTGGCGATGATGCCAGCACGCGGGCTGGAAGCCCGCGCCACGGAGAGTGCTTGCAGCCTGGCCTAACGCAGCGTGACATGTGGGTAATGCATAGTCCACGTATATCAGAGGGTGTCAGTCGTACCGCCCACCATGCAGCGCGAACACACTGTCCTGGTGGAGGCGGTACTTCTTGCCGCTGATCGGCCACGTCAGGTGGCTATCTGGTCTGTCACAGCATTGCTGCGGAATGAGCAATCTATCCGTCACTCATTCGGCTTCTGATCGCTCAGCGCTCGTTGAAGACGGCAATCGCTGCCAGTAACTGGGCATCCTCAATGCTCGCCAGTTCGTTCGCACTCAGGCTACGAATACTGGAAGGCGACAGGATAGGTGCTTCCAGAGGTTGAGGAACGACGCGATCAGGCGTAATTCCAACCCCACGAATCTGTCGTCCGGCCGGTGTACGCCACTCCTGGGTGCCGAGCAGGAGTTGGGCACCATCTTTGAGCCGGAAAGGTGTCAACACCGTACCGGTGCCTACCGTTGTCTCACCCACCAGGATTGCCCGACCGGCATCTTGCAATGCCCCGGCCAGAATCTCGGCGGCACTGGCCGAGCCACCATTGATCAAGACGACCATTGGCATATCCTGGGCAATCCCGGCAGTGCGCGTGGCATTGATTCGCTGACTGCCATCACGACCCCGTTCGATTAACACCGGTGTTTCGGCTGGCAAGAATTCACCGGCAATGGTGAGTAAGGCGCTCAGCAGCCCGCCGGGATTATTGCGGAGATCGAGAATGATCCGCTCGGCGCCGGCGGCTTGCGCTTCAGTGAGTGCGTTACGCAAGCCGCGTGCTGCCTGCTCGTCAAACGACGTTATCTGGATCAAAGCAATCCGGTCGGGAAGGAGCGCCCAGCTCACGCTCGGCACCGTAATTCTGGCCCGCGTAATCGTAAACCGCAGCGTGTCAACATCACGACGACTCACCTCTAGCGTGACCGCTGTGCCTGCCGGGCCACGCACCCGTGCTACCAGTTCATCAATCGACCAGCCTGCAACCGAGGCTCCATCAACAGCCAGAATCCGGTCTCCCGGTTGTAAACCGGCAGCGGCTGCGGGTGACCCCTCAATCAGGGCCAGCACCAGCAATGACCCATCACGTTCACCCACGTAAATGCCGATCCCTTCAAATGCGCCACTCAGCGATTCCTGCCACAGTGCGGCTTCGGCAGCCGTCAAAAAGCGCGTATGCCCCTCATCGCCGAGTGTCGCTACCATTCCGTCAATTGCGCCTTCCAGCATCCGTTCCGGATCGGCAGCCGTCGGATCAACGTACCGTTCACGCGCCAGTTGCCAGACCTCCCAAAAGACGGCAAAGTCGGCGCAGATGGCATCGGTTTCGGGACAGGTGGCCGTCTGCTGGCTTTGTGATGAACTCAACCATATCCCGACCCAGATGCCGCTGCTCGTACCACCGATAAGCGTTATAAACAGCAACGGTATTGTCAGCCAGAGTGGTAGACGGGCTTGAAGGAGTCGAATCACGCTATTCATGATGGTTACTTACGCCTCGTATTGCAATCGTTGAACTGTCTTGTCATCCAGGCGTCGAATCAGGGCCAGGAGTAACTGTACCGTCTGCTCTACATCACGCCGATGCACAATGGCCGAAGCGGAGTGGATGTAGCGTACCGGCGGCCCAAGCACGACTGTGGGCACACCACTGCCGAAGAGATGCATCCGGCCACCATCAGTGCCACCGCCGGGCATCAGATCAAATTGCAGCGGAATCCCCTCCTCAGCAGCAACATCAATCACGAGATGGCGCAAGGCCGAGTGAGCAATGAGTGAGCCATCGATCAAGAGCATCGCCGGCCCCTGACCGAGTCGACTCATAGCGTCGTCAGCGCCGACGCCAGGGGTGTCACCGGCAATGGCTGTATCAATCGCAAGGCCAATGTCAGGTTTGACAATATAGGTCGTTGTTGCGGCACCGCGCAGCCCTACCTCTTCCTGGACATTGCCGATCCCGAAGACAATGTTGGGATGGTGTTCGGTGGCTAAGCGACGTAATGTCTCAACCACAATTGCACAACCAACGCGATTATCTAACGCCTTAGCCATCAGCAGATCGGGATTGCGCAGTGGGGTAAGTGGGCCAAATGGCACAACAGCATCTCCTGGTCGTACCCCCCAGGCAATAGCTTCCTCGCGCGACGTAGCGCCAATGTCAATGTACATCGTCTTCTTGTCAACAAGACGACTCCGTTCATCGTTGCCGAGGATATGAGGTGGTTTAGCGCCGATCATGCCGGGAATGGCTCCCTGGCGGGTAATCACATCCACCCGCATCCCTAAGAGCACGTGATCCCACCAGCCCCCAAGTGGTTGAAATTTGAGAAATCCATCATCGGTGATCCGGGTCACCAGCAACCCAATTTCATCGAGATGAGCAGCCAGCGCGATACGTGGGCCATCGCTGACTCCTGTCCGACGTGCAATAATACCTCCCAGGTGGTCGAATTCAATCTCGCCGACCGGCTCCAGATACCGGCGCATGACTGCGCGAACCGGACTCTCATAGCCGGAAGCGCCGGGAGCCTCGGTCAGATCTTTCAAGAGTTGCAGCATTGCATCCACAGATTTTTCCTCTCTCACCTATCAGGAATCGACCAGATGCCGGCGAACCCATTGTTCGGCAGTTGTACGATCTGTTATCAGGCCATCGAGTGTAGCTGCGCGCAGCCGGCGCAGAAGTTGCCCAATTTGCGGGCCGGTTGGTACCCCTAAATGGCGCAGATCATCGCCGTTGAGTGGGGGGCGCAATGGTCGCCATTCGTGTAAATAGCGTGATACCACTTGCTGAATTGAAGTTTCTGTCGCGTAGTGTAGCACAGCAATCGCAGCTATGCTATAGGGTTGTAGTAACGTATCGATAGCACTCGGACTGGTAGCGGCGGCAATGGTAGCGATGTGCGGGCGTAGTGCGATCAGGTCCTGGATCAGGTTCCTTGCCGGCGCAGGAAGATGGTAGCGATGTAGAACCTGTGTCAGTGCATCATCGCTCAGGTCGTAGAGCACGAGACCGGCGATTACCAATCCGTCCGGTGCCAGTCTGGATATCTCGCTGGTGTCCTGGCGATAGCGGCTTAGCCGCTCGGCCAGAGCCGGCGTCCAGTGCAGGCCGGGGATGACGTGAGGGGTGAGTCCCCATTGATCGGCCAGTGCAATCACAGCAGCCGGATCGGGTTCCTCCAGTGTCAGACAGAGTTCAGTCTGTATCCGTTCAGGTGAGAGCAAGGCCAGGTAACCTGCTTCCAGTGCGTCGGCGATCTGAGCGGCTGTTGCAGCATCGGGCGTCAGTTGCAGGCGTGCGGCTAATCGTACCCCGCGCAAGAGGCGAGTTGGATCATCGCGCAGGCTCTGATCGTGCAAGAGACGCAGGCGGCGGGCTGTCAGATCGGCAACTCCACCCAGGGGGTCAATGAGCGGCGCCGATAAGAGCTGATCGCCATCGGCAATAATCTGGACGGCCATGGCGTTGATACTGAAATCTCGTCGGTAAAGGTCTTTCGTTAGGGGTGCCGGCTGCACTTCGGGTAGTATTGCGGGTTTGGGGTAACGTTCGGTGCGCGTCTGTGCCAGATCGATCACCCAGTGCCCGACAGTGATCGTCGCCGTCCCAAACGCCGGGTGGCGCGCCGTGATGGTACCGTCCCAGGCATCCGCTAAAGGAACAATAAGTTGATTGATGTCTCCCTCAACAGCCAGATCAATGTCACGGCCAATCGGCAGCTCAAGCCAGAGATCGCGTACAACACCGCCAACCAGCCACAATGTCGCGCCAACATCTGCGGCCAGGGCGGCAGCACGAGCCAGCAGATGTTGTAATTTGGGATCGAGTCGCGTTATCAGATCTTTCATGTGCGCTTGACAGAGCAGGCATTCAATGATACGATATTGACCGTCGGGCGATTAGCTCAGTTGGTTAGAGCGCCACGTTGACATCGTGGAGGTCAGTGGTTCGAATCCACTATCGCCCACCACATTCATTGTAACACGCCCCATGCATAAGCAGCGTTACTACCCAATTACTCTCCTTGTAGCGATACTGGTTGCGGCCAGCTCTATCCTTTTCCTCGATTATCGCCTCTACGCTCAACCAGAGGCTCTGTCGTGTCCACGGCAGCAAACCGTTGTCCTTAGTGGTAGTAATGCGCCGCCATTGCAGGGCCTGATTGTCCTGTTTGCCGGGCAAGTCGTTGGTGGTGGGTTTAGCGATCCTGCCGGTAACTGGCGTATCCCCCTGCGGGTTAACGAACCTCCCGGTATCTATCCGGTAGAGGTAAGGCTGCGGAGTAACCAGCAACTTCTGGCCAGTATGCTCTGTTACGTCGATGTCCCACTTCCCGCAACCGCAACCTCTCTCCCAACTGCAACCCCTCTCCCAACTGCAACCGCTATCGCACGCCCAACCACCGCTTTGCCGGCTATACCGACGGCTACGGCATCCGTGCCATCACCAACCAGGCCAACTGCTACACCAACCACGCCGTTGATCGGCACACCGACGGCGACTGGTCAGGCAAATGGCACGCCAACAGCAACTGCCACAGCTTCGCCGAGGACACCAACTCCCACATCGGTGAGGACTCCGACAACAACCACCACCCCCGAACCGGCCGGTCTGGCAGTCACGATTGAGGTTTTTCCGTATGATCCAGATACATCCTCGCTGAACGATGAATATGTGAATCTGTATTCGCTAGAAGAGAACGATATCAGTATTGCTGGCTGGCGGATTGTCAATATCTCGCGGCCTGAACGGCCGACTTTTGTCTTTCCCCCCTTTATTCTCTCACCAGAAGTTGATCTTTACGTCTTCACCGGTCCTGGAACCAATAATCTAAGTGTTGGTAATTTCTATTGGGGACGTGACGAGGCGGTTTGGCGCACCGGTGATATTGCACAATTGCTTGATGCGCAGGGGCGTCTGGTCAGTGCGTATCAGGTTCCCTGATGGTAATCGCTTATGTACGAACATGGTGTGACAGTGAGCCTTGTCACACATCCGTGATGCTGGCAGGCATGCACGACAAAGCGATTGACCTCTACCTGCGTTAAAGAAAGCGATCTGGCCGTGATCCGGGATGGTCAGGTGCGCATTGTTTGTGTTATATCAAATCTGGTATCGTCCAGTGCATAGCACACGATCTAAGGCGTACCCTTTGCCCCCGCGCTCGCCGCATCCCTCGTATGGCAATGTGAATGGGCGAGGGCGGGTTTTGAATCCGCCCCTACGGATACGTGAACCGGTTGTTACAGCTTTTCGACGAGCGCTGCCATCATTACCAGTACAAAATTGTACGTCCCATGCACCAGAGCCGCGGTCGTTGTATTTGTGTACTTTCGTATCAGACCACAGATCATGCCGATGGCAAACACTACGAGCAGACCATCCCAGTGGTACTGAAAAGCGTGCAGGCTGACGAAGAAGAGATTGGAGAGCAAGATGCCCAGGCGTGGTTGCAAGACACCACGTATTGCCAGCTCTTCGCCCAACCCGGCAGTCACCCCAATGACAACAGCACCTATCGGACTGATGGCGTATGACATGAGTTCGAGGAAGGCATCTTCGTCAGTCGTCGGCCAGCCAAGACTCTGCCAGATCCACTCTTGCAGCGGACTAAGCAGAAACAACATTGCGATGGCCAACCCAATCCCAAGACCGATCCCATTCCAGAACTGCTGACTTGTCGGCA
This genomic window from Chloroflexus aurantiacus J-10-fl contains:
- a CDS encoding S41 family peptidase, translating into MNSVIRLLQARLPLWLTIPLLFITLIGGTSSGIWVGIWLSSSQSQQTATCPETDAICADFAVFWEVWQLARERYVDPTAADPERMLEGAIDGMVATLGDEGHTRFLTAAEAALWQESLSGAFEGIGIYVGERDGSLLVLALIEGSPAAAAGLQPGDRILAVDGASVAGWSIDELVARVRGPAGTAVTLEVSRRDVDTLRFTITRARITVPSVSWALLPDRIALIQITSFDEQAARGLRNALTEAQAAGAERIILDLRNNPGGLLSALLTIAGEFLPAETPVLIERGRDGSQRINATRTAGIAQDMPMVVLINGGSASAAEILAGALQDAGRAILVGETTVGTGTVLTPFRLKDGAQLLLGTQEWRTPAGRQIRGVGITPDRVVPQPLEAPILSPSSIRSLSANELASIEDAQLLAAIAVFNER
- a CDS encoding M42 family metallopeptidase encodes the protein MDAMLQLLKDLTEAPGASGYESPVRAVMRRYLEPVGEIEFDHLGGIIARRTGVSDGPRIALAAHLDEIGLLVTRITDDGFLKFQPLGGWWDHVLLGMRVDVITRQGAIPGMIGAKPPHILGNDERSRLVDKKTMYIDIGATSREEAIAWGVRPGDAVVPFGPLTPLRNPDLLMAKALDNRVGCAIVVETLRRLATEHHPNIVFGIGNVQEEVGLRGAATTTYIVKPDIGLAIDTAIAGDTPGVGADDAMSRLGQGPAMLLIDGSLIAHSALRHLVIDVAAEEGIPLQFDLMPGGGTDGGRMHLFGSGVPTVVLGPPVRYIHSASAIVHRRDVEQTVQLLLALIRRLDDKTVQRLQYEA
- a CDS encoding CCA tRNA nucleotidyltransferase gives rise to the protein MKDLITRLDPKLQHLLARAAALAADVGATLWLVGGVVRDLWLELPIGRDIDLAVEGDINQLIVPLADAWDGTITARHPAFGTATITVGHWVIDLAQTRTERYPKPAILPEVQPAPLTKDLYRRDFSINAMAVQIIADGDQLLSAPLIDPLGGVADLTARRLRLLHDQSLRDDPTRLLRGVRLAARLQLTPDAATAAQIADALEAGYLALLSPERIQTELCLTLEEPDPAAVIALADQWGLTPHVIPGLHWTPALAERLSRYRQDTSEISRLAPDGLVIAGLVLYDLSDDALTQVLHRYHLPAPARNLIQDLIALRPHIATIAAATSPSAIDTLLQPYSIAAIAVLHYATETSIQQVVSRYLHEWRPLRPPLNGDDLRHLGVPTGPQIGQLLRRLRAATLDGLITDRTTAEQWVRRHLVDS
- a CDS encoding lamin tail domain-containing protein translates to MHKQRYYPITLLVAILVAASSILFLDYRLYAQPEALSCPRQQTVVLSGSNAPPLQGLIVLFAGQVVGGGFSDPAGNWRIPLRVNEPPGIYPVEVRLRSNQQLLASMLCYVDVPLPATATSLPTATPLPTATAIARPTTALPAIPTATASVPSPTRPTATPTTPLIGTPTATGQANGTPTATATASPRTPTPTSVRTPTTTTTPEPAGLAVTIEVFPYDPDTSSLNDEYVNLYSLEENDISIAGWRIVNISRPERPTFVFPPFILSPEVDLYVFTGPGTNNLSVGNFYWGRDEAVWRTGDIAQLLDAQGRLVSAYQVP